In Quercus lobata isolate SW786 chromosome 12, ValleyOak3.0 Primary Assembly, whole genome shotgun sequence, a genomic segment contains:
- the LOC115971325 gene encoding probable pectinesterase/pectinesterase inhibitor 7 isoform X2, producing the protein MAEMGKKVSKSLTAQFEAVTVYDIVTVSQDGSGNFTTINAAIAAAPNNTNSSAGYFLIYITAGVYQEYVSIAKNKNNLLLIGDGINQTIITGNRSVADGWTTFNSATFAVVAPGFVAVNITFRNTAGAIKAQAVAVRTGADLSTFYSCSFEGYQDTLYTHSLRQFYRECDIYGTVDFIFGNAAVVFQNCNIYPRLPITGQFNTITAQGRTDPNQNTGTSIQNSTIRAASDLAASNGTTQTYLGRPWKEYCLTVFMQSFMDSFINPAGWHDWNGTFGLSTLYYAEYNNRGAGSNTTNRVTWPGYHVITNATTAANFTVSKFILGDYWLPQTGVPYTGGLV; encoded by the exons ATGGCTGAGATGGGCAAGAAAGTAAGCAAGAGTTTA ACAGCTCAGTTCGAAGCAGTTACGGTTTATGACATTGTGACTGTGAGCCAGGATGGAAGCGGAAACTTCACCACCATCAATGCTGCCATTGCTGCTGCTCCTAACAACACTAATTCTTCCGCCGGGTACTTCTTGATCTATATCACCGCTGGTGTTTACCAAGAGTATGTGTCTATTGCAAAGAACAAGAACAATTTGCTGTTGATTGGAGATGGTATCAATCAGACTATTATCACAGGCAACAGGAGCGTCGCTGATGGGTGGACAACGTTCAATTCCGCAACATTTG CTGTGGTTGCACCAGGGTTCGTAGCCGTTAACATTACTTTCCGTAACACAGCTGGGGCAATTAAGGCCCAGGCAGTTGCAGTTCGAACTGGGGCAGATTTGTCCACATTCTATAGCTGCAGCTTTGAGGGGTACCAGGACACCTTATACACACATTCTCTTAGGCAGTTCTATCGAGAGTGTGACATTTATGGCACAGTTGACTTCATATTTGGAAACGCTGCAGTTGTTTTTCAGAACTGCAATATATATCCTCGCTTGCCAATAACTGGCCAATTCAATACCATTACTGCTCAAGGTAGAACGGACCCAAATCAAAACACAGGTACTTCAATTCAAAATTCTACCATTAGAGCAGCTTCTGATTTAGCTGCAAGCAATGGTACCACTCAAACATACCTAGGCCGGCCATGGAAGGAGTACTGTCTGACAGTTTTCATGCAATCTTTTATGGATAGCTTCATAAATCCTGCTGGTTGGCATGACTGGAATGGAACTTTCGGATTAAGCACATTGTATTATGCGGAGTATAATAATAGAGGAGCCGGATCAAACACTACAAATAGAGTGACATGGCCTGGTTATCACGTGATTACTAATGCTACTACTGCTGCTAATTTTACAGTGTCTAAATTCATACTGGGGGATTATTGGCTACCTCAAACAGGAGTGCCTTACACCGGTGGCTTAGTATGA
- the LOC115971325 gene encoding probable pectinesterase/pectinesterase inhibitor 7 isoform X1, which translates to MASKLFSPITFSIFILLSFIVSLSFADRSDLTSPDSPEHICNSTQDPSYCKSVLPNHNANVYDSGRFVVQKSLSQARKFSNTVDSYLQRSSTFSETTIRALLDCQLLAGFNVEYLQTSYETVNIANVSLSSVVVDDIQTLLSAVLTNQETCFEGLVTTASDASVKNDLSGPLDDDTKLHGVSLALFNKGWVPVKRNDSPPKRNHPNFRNGRFPFKMSGHTRTIFESASRRKLLQTAQFEAVTVYDIVTVSQDGSGNFTTINAAIAAAPNNTNSSAGYFLIYITAGVYQEYVSIAKNKNNLLLIGDGINQTIITGNRSVADGWTTFNSATFAVVAPGFVAVNITFRNTAGAIKAQAVAVRTGADLSTFYSCSFEGYQDTLYTHSLRQFYRECDIYGTVDFIFGNAAVVFQNCNIYPRLPITGQFNTITAQGRTDPNQNTGTSIQNSTIRAASDLAASNGTTQTYLGRPWKEYCLTVFMQSFMDSFINPAGWHDWNGTFGLSTLYYAEYNNRGAGSNTTNRVTWPGYHVITNATTAANFTVSKFILGDYWLPQTGVPYTGGLV; encoded by the exons ATGGCTTCCAAGCTTTTCTCTCccataacattttcaattttcattctcCTTTCCTTTATTGTTAGTCTCTCTTTTGCAGATAGGTCTGACCTGACTAGTCCCGACTCACCAGAACACATTTGCAACTCCACCCAAGACCCTTCTTATTGCAAATCAGTGCTCCCTAACCATAATGCCAATGTATACGACTCCGGTCGATTTGTGGTTCAAAAGTCATTATCACAAGCACGTAAATTTTCAAACACTGTGGACTCATATCTTCAACGTAGCTCCACTTTCTCTGAAACCACAATACGTGCCCTACTAGATTGCCAATTACTTGCTGGCTTTAACGTGGAGTACCTTCAAACCTCCTATGAAACTGTCAATATAGCTAATGTTTCTCTATCTAGCGTGGTAGTTGATGACATCCAAACCTTGCTTAGTGCCGTATTAACTAACCAAGAAACTTGTTTTGAGGGACTAGTAACCACGGCTTCTGATGCAAGCGTAAAGAATGATCTTTCAGGGCCACTTGATGATGACACTAAGCTCCATGGTGTCTCTCTAGCTTTGTTCAACAAGGGTTGGGTGCCTGTGAAGAGGAATGACTCGCCGCCTAAGAGGAACCATCCTAATTTCAGAAATGGACGCTTTCCCTTTAAAATGTCCGGTCACACACGTACAATTTTCGAGTCAGCAAGCCGGAGAAAGCTGCTTCAGACAGCTCAGTTCGAAGCAGTTACGGTTTATGACATTGTGACTGTGAGCCAGGATGGAAGCGGAAACTTCACCACCATCAATGCTGCCATTGCTGCTGCTCCTAACAACACTAATTCTTCCGCCGGGTACTTCTTGATCTATATCACCGCTGGTGTTTACCAAGAGTATGTGTCTATTGCAAAGAACAAGAACAATTTGCTGTTGATTGGAGATGGTATCAATCAGACTATTATCACAGGCAACAGGAGCGTCGCTGATGGGTGGACAACGTTCAATTCCGCAACATTTG CTGTGGTTGCACCAGGGTTCGTAGCCGTTAACATTACTTTCCGTAACACAGCTGGGGCAATTAAGGCCCAGGCAGTTGCAGTTCGAACTGGGGCAGATTTGTCCACATTCTATAGCTGCAGCTTTGAGGGGTACCAGGACACCTTATACACACATTCTCTTAGGCAGTTCTATCGAGAGTGTGACATTTATGGCACAGTTGACTTCATATTTGGAAACGCTGCAGTTGTTTTTCAGAACTGCAATATATATCCTCGCTTGCCAATAACTGGCCAATTCAATACCATTACTGCTCAAGGTAGAACGGACCCAAATCAAAACACAGGTACTTCAATTCAAAATTCTACCATTAGAGCAGCTTCTGATTTAGCTGCAAGCAATGGTACCACTCAAACATACCTAGGCCGGCCATGGAAGGAGTACTGTCTGACAGTTTTCATGCAATCTTTTATGGATAGCTTCATAAATCCTGCTGGTTGGCATGACTGGAATGGAACTTTCGGATTAAGCACATTGTATTATGCGGAGTATAATAATAGAGGAGCCGGATCAAACACTACAAATAGAGTGACATGGCCTGGTTATCACGTGATTACTAATGCTACTACTGCTGCTAATTTTACAGTGTCTAAATTCATACTGGGGGATTATTGGCTACCTCAAACAGGAGTGCCTTACACCGGTGGCTTAGTATGA
- the LOC115970798 gene encoding probable pectinesterase/pectinesterase inhibitor 7: MASKLFTFFTFSRFVFLALFASLSFADTQSNLTSPVSPGTICKSTPDPHFCKTVLPNQTANVYDYGRYTVRKSLSQSRKFLSMIDKYLKQSSSLTNSAIQALEDCKQLAELNMDFLLSSFQTMNNTSKTLSSAKAEDIQTLLSAILTNEQTCLDGLQVTASAWSVRKGLTLPLSNDTKLYSVSLALFTKGWVPKKKQNTTWKPIKKQHSFRNGRLPLKMSSKTQAIYESVSRRKLIQSQGVDEEVAVSDIVTVSQDGSGNFTTINDAISAAPNNSAATDGYFLIYVTAGVYEEYVSIAKNKKNLMMVGDGINQTIITGNRSFVDNSTTFNSATFAVVATGFVAVNITFRNTAGAIKHQAVAVRNGADLSTFYSCSFEAYQDTLYTHTQRQFYRECDIYGTVDFIFGNAVAVFQNCNIYPRLPMSGQFNAITAQGRSDPNQNTGTSIQNCSIRAADELASSNITFQTYLGRPWKNYSRTVYMETFMDSLINPAGWIAWSGDFALSTLYYAEYDNTGPGSNTTNRVSWPTYHVINNATEAANFTVANFLLADDWLPQTGVPYIGGFF, from the exons ATGGCTTCAAAGCTCTTCACTTTCTTTACATTTTCACGTTTCGTTTTCCTTGCCTTGTTTGCCTCTCTATCTTTTGCTGATACACAGAGCAATTTAACCAGCCCAGTCTCACCAGGAACCATTTGCAAGTCCACCCCAGATCCTCACTTTTGCAAAACAGTGCTCCCTAACCAAACCGCCAATGTCTATGACTATGGCAGGTACACAGTCCGAAAATCTCTGTCTCAATCCCGCAAGTTTTTGTCAATGATAGACAAGTATCTAAAGCAAAGCTCCTCTTTAACAAATTCAGCAATTCAAGCCCTCGAAGATTGCAAGCAACTAGCTGAACTCAACATGGATTTCCTCTTGAGCTCATTCCAAACTATGAACAACACTAGTAAAACTCTTTCTAGTGCAAAAGCTGAGGACATCCAAACCTTGCTTAGTGCTATTCTAACCAATGAGCAAACTTGTTTGGATGGCCTACAAGTCACAGCTTCAGCTTGGAGCGTAAGGAAAGGCCTCACTCTCCCACTTTCAAATGACACTAAACTATACAGTGTCTCTCTGGCTCTTTTCACCAAGGGGTGGGTGCCTaagaaaaagcaaaacacaACATGGAAACCTATTAAGAAACAACATAGTTTCCGAAATGGACGCTTACCCTTAAAGATGTCAAGCAAGACACAAGCAATATACGAGTCAGTTAGTCGGAGAAAGCTAATTCAGTCACAGGGTGTTGATGAGGAGGTTGCGGTGTCTGACATCGTGACTGTGAGTCAAGATGGAAGTGGAAACTTCACCACCATCAATGATGCTATTTCTGCAGCTCCAAACAATTCTGCCGCTACTGATGGGTACTTCTTGATCTATGTCACGGCTGGTGTGTATGAAGAGTATGTGTCCATTGCCAAGAACAAGAAGAACTTGATGATGGTAGGAGATGGTATCAATCAGACAATTATCACAGGCAACCGCAGCTTCGTGGACAACTCCACAACCTTCAATTCTGCAACATTTG CTGTGGTCGCAACAGGGTTTGTGGCAGTAAACATAACTTTTCGCAATACTGCTGGGGCAATTAAGCACCAAGCAGTAGCAGTTCGAAATGGAGCTGATTTGTCCACATTTTATAGCTGCAGCTTTGAAGCCTATCAAGACACCTTATATACACATACTCAAAGGCAATTTTATAGAGAGTGTGACATATATGGCACAGTAGATTTCATATTTGGTAACGCAGTGgctgtttttcaaaattgtaacATATACCCCCGACTACCAATGAGTGGACAGTTCAATGCCATCACAGCACAAGGTCGAAGCGATCCGAATCAAAACACGGGTACCTCGATTCAAAATTGTTCTATTAGAGCTGCCGATGAGTTGGCTTCGAGCAACATTACTTTTCAGACGTACCTAGGAAGGCCATGGAAGAATTACTCTAGGACAGTTTATATGGAAACTTTCATGGATAGTTTGATAAACCCTGCTGGTTGGATTGCTTGGAGTGGAGATTTTGCACTAAGCACATTGTATTATGCCGAGTATGATAACACGGGACCTGGATCAAACACTACGAACAGAGTTTCATGGCCTACTTACCATGTGATTAATAATGCTACGGAAGCTGCTAATTTCACTGTGGCTAACTTCTTGCTGGCTGATGATTGGTTGCCTCAAACGGGAGTACCTTACATTGGTGGCTTCTTTTGA
- the LOC115971324 gene encoding pectinesterase-like — protein MYNLRERTKLLLTFLPISAIALVLLLYSTTPLKKSPKNGTTDMVDIPHLHIHNHKHIQVAHFTCQGTLYPELCVSTLSSFPDLATKSLPQIISVTVNHTLSKVRVSSSNCTSIRKKLKNLDPLQKRALDDCLELFDDTMAQLKTTISDLSSKKLASKHHNDLQTLLSAAMTNQYTCLDGFARSKADVREEIKNNLYNISQLMSNSLAILKKIPGFNTSKSQEFHEFGNMKNGFPSWVSRKDRKLLQTTVNSIKYDLRVAKDGTGNFTTIGEAVAAAPNSSTTRFVIYIKAGAYFENVEVERKKPNLMFIGDGIGKTIVKASRNVIDGWTTFRSATVAVVGDGFIAKGITIENSAGPSKHQAVALRSGSDFSAFYKCSFVGYQDTLYVHSLRQFYRECDIYGTVDFIFGNAAVVLQNCNIYARKPGEKQKNIFTAQGREDPNQNTGISILNCKVTAAADLIPVKSSFKTYLGRPWKEYSRTVFLRSYIDDLVDPAGWLEWNGTFALSTLYYGEYKNQGPGSNTSARVTWPGYRVIKNSTVASQFTVGAFIQGTDWLNSSSIPYFVSLS, from the exons ATGTATAATCTCAGAGAAAGAACTAAACTCTTGCTTACTTTCTTGCCCATCTCAGCCATTGCCTTAGTTTTGCTGCTCTACTCAACAACCCCTTTGAAAAAGAGCCCCAAGAATGGCACCACAGATATGGTGGATATCCCCCACCTACACATCCACAACCACAAACACATCCAAGTAGCCCATTTCACATGCCAAGGAACACTATACCCAGAGCTATGTGTCTCAACACTCTCTTCCTTCCCTGATCTCGCTACCAAGTCACTCCCACAGATCATCTCAGTCACTGTAAACCACACACTTTCCAAAGTCAGAGTCTCCTCCTCAAACTGCACCAGCATCCGCAAGAAGCTCAAGAATCTTGACCCTCTTCAAAAGAGAGCCTTGGACGATTGCCTTGAGCTCTTTGATGACACAATGGCTCAGCTTAAAACCACTATCTCTGACCTCTCTTCTAAGAAATTAGCCTCCAAGCATCACAATGACTTACAAACCTTGTTAAGTGCCGCAATGACTAACCAGTACACGTGTCTTGACGGGTTTGCTCGTAGCAAAGCAGACGTGAGAGAGGAAATCAAGAACAACTTGTATAATATCTCTCAGCTTATGAGTAACTCTCTGGCCATTCTCAAGAAAATCCCGGGGTTTAACACAAGTAAGTCCCAGGAGTTCCATGAGTTTGGAAATATGAAAAATGGATTCCCATCGTGGGTTTCCCGGAAAGATCGAAAATTGTTACAAACAACAGTGAATTCGATCAAATATGACTTACGGGTGGCTAAGGATGGCACTGGGAACTTCACCACCATTGGCGAGGCAGTGGCCGCAGCTCCAAACTCAAGCACAACCAG GTTTGTGATATACATAAAGGCCGGGGCATATTTTGAGAATGTGGAGGTAGAGAGGAAGAAGCCCAATTTGATGTTCATAGGTGACGGGATTGGAAAGACTATTGTGAAAGCGAGTAGGAATGTGATAGACGGGTGGACTACATTCAGGTCAGCAACCGTAG CCGTGGTGGGGGATGGATTCATAGCCAAGGGTATAACCATTGAGAACTCAGCAGGGCCAAGTAAACACCAAGCAGTGGCATTAAGGAGCGGTTCAGATTTCTCAGCATTCTACAAATGCAGCTTTGTTGGCTACCAAGACACCCTTTATGTCCATTCCCTTCGACAATTTTATCGCGAATGTGACATATATGGGACAGTTGACTTCATCTTTGGTAACGCAGCTGTGGTTCTCCAAAATTGCAATATATATGCCCGTAAACCAGGTGAGAagcaaaaaaacattttcactGCACAAGGTAGAGAGGACCCTAACCAAAACACAGGGATATCTATCTTAAATTGCAAAGTTACAGCTGCTGCGGATTTAATCCCAGTAAAATCATCCTTTAAGACCTATCTAGGGCGTCCATGGAAGGAGTATTCAAGGACTGTTTTTCTCAGATCTTACATTGATGATTTGGTAGACCCAGCTGGATGGTTGGAATGGAATGGCACATTTGCATTGAGTACCTTGTATTATGGTGAGTATAAGAACCAAGGGCCAGGGTCTAACACAAGTGCTAGAGTGACTTGGCCCGGTTATAGAGTCATCAAGAACTCAACAGTTGCAAGCCAGTTTACTGTAGGGGCATTTATACAAGGAACTGACTGGCTAAATTCTTCTAGCATTCCATACTTTGTCAGCTTGAGTTGA